In Patagioenas fasciata isolate bPatFas1 chromosome 2, bPatFas1.hap1, whole genome shotgun sequence, a single window of DNA contains:
- the SP8 gene encoding transcription factor Sp8 isoform X2 yields the protein MLAATCNKIGSPSPSPSALSDSASSFGKGFHPWKRSSSSSSAGSCNAVGSGLPGFGVAGAARNGSSAAAAAAAAAAAAAALVSDSFSCGGSPGSSAFSLTSSSAAAASSPFANDYSVFQAPGSAGGGGGGGGSGGAAGQEATTHQPVFISKVHTSVEGLQGIYPRVGMAHPYESWFKPSHPGLGAGEVGSAGASSWWDVSAGWIDVQSPNGAAALPGSLHPAAGGLQTSLHSPLGGYNSDYSGLGHSAFSSGASSHLLSPAGQHLMDGFKPVLPGSYPDSAPSPLAGAGGSMLGGGPTAPLAASPRSSARRYSGRATCDCPNCQEAERLGPAGASLRRKGLHSCHIPGCGKVYGKTSHLKAHLRWHTGERPFVCNWLFCGKRFTRSDELQRHLRTHTGEKRFACPVCNKRFMRSDHLSKHVKTHSGPGGAGGPGGGGPGGGGPGGKKGSDTDSEHSAAGSPPCHSPELLPPPEPGHRNGLE from the coding sequence ATGCTCGCCGCGACCTGCAACAAGATCGGCAGTCCCAGCCCCTCGCCGTCCGCCCTCTCGGACAGCGCGTCCTCCTTCGGAAAAGGCTTCCACCCCTGGAAacgctcctcctcctcatcctcggcGGGTAGCTGCAACGCCGTGGGCTCCGGCCTCCCGGGCTTCGGCGTGGCGGGCGCGGCGCGCAACGGCTcctcggcggcagcggcggcggcagcagcggcggcggcggcggccgctctCGTCTCGGACTCGTTCAGCTGCGGTGGCTCTCCGGGCTCCAGCGCCTTCTCCCTCACCTCCAGCAGCGCGGCGGCTGCCAGTTCACCCTTCGCTAACGACTACTCCGTCTTCCAAGCTCCGGGCAGcgccggtggcggcggcggcggaggcggcaGCGGAGGGGCGGCGGGGCAGGAGGCGACGACGCACCAGCCCGTCTTCATCTCCAAGGTGCACACGTCGgtggaggggctgcagggcatCTATCCTCGGGTGGGCATGGCGCACCCCTACGAATCCTGGTTCAAGCCCTCGCACCCGGGGCTGGGCGCCGGCGAGGTGGGCTCGGCGGGCGCCTCCAGTTGGTGGGACGTGAGCGCCGGCTGGATCGACGTGCAAAGCCCCAACGGGGCGGCCGCGCTGCCCGGCTCTCTGCACCCGGCGGCCGGCGGGCTCCAGACCTCGCTCCACTCGCCGCTGGGCGGCTACAACTCGGATTACTCGGGCCTGGGCCACTCGGCCTTCAGCAGCGGCGCCTCCTCGCACCTCCTGAGCCCCGCCGGGCAGCACCTCATGGACGGATTTAAGCCGGTGCTGCCCGGTTCCTATCCGGACTCGGCCCCCTCGCCGCTGGCCGGCGCCGGGGGTTCTATGCTGGGCGGTGGCCCCACCGCACCGCTGGCCGCTTCGCCGCGCTCCTCAGCCCGCCGCTACTCGGGCCGCGCCACCTGCGACTGCCCCAACTGCCAGGAGGCCGAGCGGCTGGGGCCGGCGGGGGCCAGCCTGCGGCGCAAGGGGCTGCACAGCTGCCACATCCCCGGCTGCGGAAAGGTCTACGGCAAGACGTCGCACCTGAAGGCGCACCTGCGCTGGCACACGGGCGAGAGACCTTTCGTCTGCAACTGGCTCTTCTGCGGCAAGCGCTTCACCCGCTCCGACGAGCTGCAGCGGCACCTGCGGACCCACACGGGCGAGAAGCGCTTCGCCTGCCCCGTCTGCAACAAGCGCTTCATGCGTAGCGACCACCTTAGCAAGCACGTCAAGACCCACAGCGGCCCCGGCGGCGCCGGCGGTCCCGgtggcggcggccccggcggagGCGGCCCCGGTGGCAAGAAGGGCAGCGACACCGACAGCGAGCACAGCGCGGCCGGCAGCCCGCCCTGCCACTCCCCGGAGCTGCTGCCGCCCCCCGAGCCCGGCCACCGCAACGGCCTGGAGTGA
- the SP8 gene encoding transcription factor Sp8 isoform X1 yields the protein MATSLLGEEPRVGSTPLAMLAATCNKIGSPSPSPSALSDSASSFGKGFHPWKRSSSSSSAGSCNAVGSGLPGFGVAGAARNGSSAAAAAAAAAAAAAALVSDSFSCGGSPGSSAFSLTSSSAAAASSPFANDYSVFQAPGSAGGGGGGGGSGGAAGQEATTHQPVFISKVHTSVEGLQGIYPRVGMAHPYESWFKPSHPGLGAGEVGSAGASSWWDVSAGWIDVQSPNGAAALPGSLHPAAGGLQTSLHSPLGGYNSDYSGLGHSAFSSGASSHLLSPAGQHLMDGFKPVLPGSYPDSAPSPLAGAGGSMLGGGPTAPLAASPRSSARRYSGRATCDCPNCQEAERLGPAGASLRRKGLHSCHIPGCGKVYGKTSHLKAHLRWHTGERPFVCNWLFCGKRFTRSDELQRHLRTHTGEKRFACPVCNKRFMRSDHLSKHVKTHSGPGGAGGPGGGGPGGGGPGGKKGSDTDSEHSAAGSPPCHSPELLPPPEPGHRNGLE from the exons ATGGCAACTTCACTTCTAGGG GAGGAACCGCGGGTAGGCTCCACGCCGCTGGCCATGCTCGCCGCGACCTGCAACAAGATCGGCAGTCCCAGCCCCTCGCCGTCCGCCCTCTCGGACAGCGCGTCCTCCTTCGGAAAAGGCTTCCACCCCTGGAAacgctcctcctcctcatcctcggcGGGTAGCTGCAACGCCGTGGGCTCCGGCCTCCCGGGCTTCGGCGTGGCGGGCGCGGCGCGCAACGGCTcctcggcggcagcggcggcggcagcagcggcggcggcggcggccgctctCGTCTCGGACTCGTTCAGCTGCGGTGGCTCTCCGGGCTCCAGCGCCTTCTCCCTCACCTCCAGCAGCGCGGCGGCTGCCAGTTCACCCTTCGCTAACGACTACTCCGTCTTCCAAGCTCCGGGCAGcgccggtggcggcggcggcggaggcggcaGCGGAGGGGCGGCGGGGCAGGAGGCGACGACGCACCAGCCCGTCTTCATCTCCAAGGTGCACACGTCGgtggaggggctgcagggcatCTATCCTCGGGTGGGCATGGCGCACCCCTACGAATCCTGGTTCAAGCCCTCGCACCCGGGGCTGGGCGCCGGCGAGGTGGGCTCGGCGGGCGCCTCCAGTTGGTGGGACGTGAGCGCCGGCTGGATCGACGTGCAAAGCCCCAACGGGGCGGCCGCGCTGCCCGGCTCTCTGCACCCGGCGGCCGGCGGGCTCCAGACCTCGCTCCACTCGCCGCTGGGCGGCTACAACTCGGATTACTCGGGCCTGGGCCACTCGGCCTTCAGCAGCGGCGCCTCCTCGCACCTCCTGAGCCCCGCCGGGCAGCACCTCATGGACGGATTTAAGCCGGTGCTGCCCGGTTCCTATCCGGACTCGGCCCCCTCGCCGCTGGCCGGCGCCGGGGGTTCTATGCTGGGCGGTGGCCCCACCGCACCGCTGGCCGCTTCGCCGCGCTCCTCAGCCCGCCGCTACTCGGGCCGCGCCACCTGCGACTGCCCCAACTGCCAGGAGGCCGAGCGGCTGGGGCCGGCGGGGGCCAGCCTGCGGCGCAAGGGGCTGCACAGCTGCCACATCCCCGGCTGCGGAAAGGTCTACGGCAAGACGTCGCACCTGAAGGCGCACCTGCGCTGGCACACGGGCGAGAGACCTTTCGTCTGCAACTGGCTCTTCTGCGGCAAGCGCTTCACCCGCTCCGACGAGCTGCAGCGGCACCTGCGGACCCACACGGGCGAGAAGCGCTTCGCCTGCCCCGTCTGCAACAAGCGCTTCATGCGTAGCGACCACCTTAGCAAGCACGTCAAGACCCACAGCGGCCCCGGCGGCGCCGGCGGTCCCGgtggcggcggccccggcggagGCGGCCCCGGTGGCAAGAAGGGCAGCGACACCGACAGCGAGCACAGCGCGGCCGGCAGCCCGCCCTGCCACTCCCCGGAGCTGCTGCCGCCCCCCGAGCCCGGCCACCGCAACGGCCTGGAGTGA